One region of Malania oleifera isolate guangnan ecotype guangnan chromosome 6, ASM2987363v1, whole genome shotgun sequence genomic DNA includes:
- the LOC131157607 gene encoding probable CCR4-associated factor 1 homolog 6, protein MSTFPKSKSIHIREVWNDNLEEEFALIRNIVDDFPYVAMDTEFPGIVLRPVGNFKSSTDYVFHTMKANVDLLKLIQLGLTFSDDKGNLPTCGTDKYCVWQFNFREFNPNEDVYANDSIQLLCQSGIDFKKNSERGIDAHRFSELLMSSGIVLNDNVHWVTFHSGYDFGYLLKLLTCKNLPETQVEFFNLINMYFPTLYDVKHLMRFCNSLHGGLNKLAELLEVERFGACHQAGSDSLVTSCAFMKLKETFFDGSTEKYAGVLYGFGVENGQNTH, encoded by the coding sequence ATGTCGACTTTTCCGAAGAGCAAGTCGATTCACATCAGAGAAGTTTGGAATGATAATCTAGAGGAAGAATTTGCATTGATTCGCAATATCGTTGATGATTTCCCTTACGTAGCTATGGATACAGAGTTCCCGGGCATCGTTCTTCGGCCAGTAGGGAATTTTAAGAGCAGTACTGATTATGTATTTCATACCATGAAGGCCAATGTTGATCTTTTGAAGTTAATTCAGTTGGGTCTTACGTTTTCTGATGACAAGGGGAACCTTCCCACATGTGGAACTGATAAGTATTGTGTGTGGCAATTCAACTTTCGTGAGTTTAATCCTAATGAAGATGTTTATGCTAATGACTCCATTCAGCTTTTGTGTCAGAGCGGCATTGATTTTAAGAAGAACAGTGAAAGGGGTATCGATGCTCACCGGTTCAGTGAGCTTCTGATGTCATCAGGGATTGTGTTGAATGATAATGTCCACTGGGTTACATTTCACAGTGGGTATGATTTTGGGTACTTGCTCAAGCTTCTTACTTGCAAAAATTTGCCCGAAACACAGGTGGAGTTTTTCAATTTGATCAACATGTACTTCCCCACACTTTATGATGTTAAGCATCTGATGAGGTTCTGCAACAGCCTCCATGGTGGGTTGAACAAGCTCGCGGAGCTGTTGGAAGTGGAGAGGTTTGGTGCTTGCCATCAAGCTGGTTCAGATAGTCTTGTCACATCCTGTGCATTCatgaagttgaaagaaactttcTTTGATGGCTCAACTGAGAAATATGCTGGTGTGTTGTATGGTTTTGGTGTTGAAAATGGACAAAATACTCATTAA